The following DNA comes from Streptomyces sp. NBC_00273.
TTGCCGCGGCGTACGGGGCCTCTCGCAGCGCCACATCTGGTGGCAGTGGGCGGATCGGCCGGAGGCTTCACCGGAGGGCTGTCCTCACCCGGAGTTGTTCGGTGGCTGACCCCAAGCGCAAGGGTGGGTGTCCAGCTGCGTGACAATGCCGAGGTACACCGGCGGAAGAGCGCGGACCACCAGCGCAGGTGAGAGGGGCACCGGCCCGGGGCCAAGATCCCACCCAGGTTGCTTAGGACGTAGAGGTCGCGGATTCGGACGGTGGCGGGAATCTCGCGACCACCTGTCCAGTTCAGTCGTGCGGGCTGCGCACACCGGAGCTGGCGAGCACACTGCCCCATTAGGGCCGGTACGGCTATCAGCGACGAGGGGTGGGGCACGTGGCACGGCTGGAGTATCGGATCAACGGCGAGCACTTCCGGACACAGAAGGCGCTACGGGAACGGATCCAAGGGATCATGAACTCGTACCGCTTCGACGAGGTGGTCGGCGAGGCCGACGAGGAGTTCCTGCGGGACCTGATCACTCTCCACCCGGACTACGAGGAGAAGGCAGGGCTTGGGGTCGGTGGGTTCGTGGTGGTGCGGACCGAGTGGAACAACCGTGGGCTGATGCTGGTCCGGATCGACGGCTCGGACATAGACATCTCGTGGCAAGACTGCCTCAAGGCGACTCCTCACGGCCGGCAGGTGGACGGGTGCCTGCGGCGGGCGGTCAAGCCCCAGGTCCTCGCAGTACTCACCGAGGCATTCGCGCATGGGCCTGTGGTGTGCGCGGTCACGGGGGACAGCATCGCCTCGCCCCGCGAGGCGGACGTGGACCACTATCAGCCCGTGTTCAAGGAACTAGCTGCGAGCTTCATCCAGGAACACGGCGGGCTAGAAGCGTTCGTCATCTCCCCCGACAAAGCGGCTGGCTTCTCAGTTGCCGAGCTGGAGAACGCAGCACTCGTTACGGACTGGCAGGAGTACCACCGCAAGCACGCCAATCTGCGTGTCGTCACCAAGCATGCCAACCGATCGATCCTCCGTAGGAAGGCCCGCGACGAGTGAGCGCCGCCTGAGGCTGAAGGGTGTCGCCCGGAGGGGGAGCCTCAGCCCGCCTCTCCGCGTCTTCCCGCACAGCTGAACTGGAGACTCGACGCCAATGAACTCTTCCGCCTGACGTCTGAGCTCGGTTCGCGTGCACGGTATGCGATAGAGATCGCTGAATGACGGACTCCTTGTAGGCAAAGTCGCAGCTCGAGGGCCAGACATGGACTGCAATAGGCGTTCCCACCCGGAGCTGTGTGCTGAGGCCGTCCGGGCCGCAGTAGTGACAGGCCTGGGGGGCTGACTCTGGGGCGTCGGAGGGTAGCGGCGGTGGCCAATGACGGCCCCTCGGGTGCTGGGTGGGATGGGGGCCGTAGAGGTTGGGCGGAGTACCGCAGCGAGGCCACGGCCTTCGGACTCCGCAAGAATCTCCCGGTGCTGTAGCCGCAGCTCAGCGTGTACGTCACCGGGCCGGCGGCGCCTAGCATGGGGCTGGTGCCCGGGTGGGCTGCGGGGAGAACGGGTGCGGGGGAAGAGCGTGAGTAGGAGCAGGGGCGGCTTGTGGGCGGCCGTTGTGGGGGCTGTCGGGGTTGCGGTGTTCGTCGGGGTGCTTGGTGTGGGTGGGGCCTTGTTGGGGGCGGAGGGTGAAGACGGTCTCGACGGCAGTTGGGTTCGGGAGCCCGCCGGGGCCGAGGTTCCGGCACGCGCCGGGGGAGATCCGGCGCGCGGCACCGTCGCGGCGGAGCTCGCCGCCGCCGCGGCTGCGGCCGGGCTCGCCCCGGGCGCCCCGTACCCCGCGGAGGAGGGGGAGCTCGCCGACTGCATCGCGGACTGGAGGGGCGACGGCCCCGCCGCCGACGACCGGCTGGCGGCCCTCGAAACCGCCCTGGAGGAACGCGGCTGGCAGGTCACGGCCCGCCAGGGCGGGCCCGCTGCGGCGGTGGCCCTGAAGAGCGGCTCCTGGCGTCTGCACTTCACCAACGGCGGCCTCATCGACACCCTTTCGCTGGTGGCCACCCGCTCCGGCCGCACCTGCGAAGAGGCCTTCCGCCGCGCCGAAGCGACCCGCGGCCCGCGCGGTTAGGTCGTCACCTTCCGGATCTTGCCGGTCGCGCCCGTGCCGTTCGGCGCCGCGCATCTCGCCCGGCTGCAACGTCGTGAGGCGCCGTGCCGGGCGACGGCGTCAGTGGACCGCGCGGTGCCAGGTGGGGCGGTTGGGGGTGGTGGGGGTCGTCGTCGTGTGGAGTTCGGCGTCCAGGCCCAGGACCGCCGTCGTGATGGTGCCCGAGGGTTCGAGGACGGCCGACGGGGCGCCCGCGAAGAGCATGCCGGATTCGACCCATGCCGGGGGGCCGCCGAGGCCCGTGGTGCTGATGGTGCCGCTGTCCGCGCGGCCCACCATGAGGCGGCCCGCCGCGCCGACCGCGCCGTAGCCCGCGCGCCCGCCCGCCTCCGTGACGCTGGAGACCTGGGGCCGGACCGAGGGGCCCGCCGTGACCAGGGCGGTGCGGACGACGCCCGAGTCCGGGCGGCGGAAGAAGAGGCGGACGCCCGCGCCGTCCGGGGCGGCCGAGAGGGGGACCGTGGTGGCGGGCAGGCCCGTCGGTGCGGGGCCGAGCAGCGGGGTGTCCGGGGTGCGCTGGGTCCAGGCCAGGACGGACGTCGTGGTGGTCGCGTACACGTGGCGCCGCCCGGCCGCGTCGATCGCCGTCACCGGGTCGCTCTGCAGGTCCTCGCCGCCGAGCCGCTCCCACGCCGAGAAGCTGCCGTCCGGCTGCTGGGTGCTCGCGCGCAGGGTGCGGCGCGAATCGCGGAGGTAGACGGTGAGGAGGCCCCGCGCGTCCACGGACACCGCGGGCGCGCTGATCGCCGAGGTGCCCTCGTCGTCGGTGCGCTCCGGGGTGCCGAGCGACTGCCACGGGCCGAACGGGCCGTCGGGCACGGACTGGACGGCGTACACGACCTCGCGCCGGTACTCCGCGGGCGTGGAGCCGAAGGTGGTGCGGGTGGCGAGGACGGCGATGCGGCCGCCGGGGAGGCGGGCGGCGGTGGCGCCCGGGTCGATGCCCGTCCCCGGGATGAAGACCGGGCCCGCCCAGTCGCCGCCGGCGCTGCGGGACCAGTACGCGCTCTGGCCGTCCAGCGTCGCGAAGGCCCACAGGCGGCCGGGCGTTCCCTCCGTCAGCCAGGAGGTGTTGTCGGCGCGGGTGTAGCGCAGCGACTGGGCCCAGTTGCGCCCGGTCGGGTTGCCCGCGACCTTGCGGTCGCCGCAGCCCGACGGGCTGCCGCAGTAGTCCTGGTGGTCCTGCCAGGCGTAGGTCTTCAGGAAGCCGGTCTTGGTCTCGGCGGTCTGCGGGTCCAGCGCGTGCGGGAGGGTGCTGTTGTGGTAGCCGAGGTAGCTCTGGACCGTGAAGTGCGGGCGCCGGCTGACCTGGGCGGCGTAGGCGGCGGTGGCGGCCTGCACGAAGCGGGCCCCGTACATGTGGTCCTGGTGGTCGGTGTACCGGCCGGTCCCGTTCTCGCCGTACCGGTTCGGCGTCGGGTCCTGCATCCGTATCGTCGTCGGCCGGTAGCGGTCCAGGACCTCGGCTATCGCCTGGACGAGCTGGTCCTTCGTGTACGTGAACGGCTGCTTGACCGGGGTGCCGGAGCTGAGCTGGGCGTCGAGCGCGGGTATCCGCCCGTTCCACAGGCCGCGCAGGCTCTCGGGGGTGTCCCCGCCGGTGCTGCGGGCCTCCCTCAGCATCAGCCACACCAGGTTGACCTGCGGCTTCGCTATGAGGACGTCGAGTTCGGCCTGCCCGCCCCCGGCGGTGGGTATGACCGTACGCTTCCACGCGCTCGTGCGGTCCCCGGTGGCCATCTGTGCGTACGCGGAGCGGATGCCGTTCTGCCGGGCCTCCGCGTAGTGGGCGCGGTCGGCGGGCTGTTCGGGGTCGGAGGCGGCGCCGCCGTGGGCCTCGTTGCGGCCGTCGGACTCGCCGGAGGTGAGGTAGGCGGTGGTGACCTGGGTGCCGGACAGCAGGGACCGGCTGAGGTCCGGGTTCATGAAGAACAGGTCGTCGTCGGGGTGGGCGACGATCTGGACGACCGAACCGGCGGTGATGCTCGCGGGCCGGGCCGCGGCCGGGTTCTTCTCCTGGGTGGCTTGGGCGGTGGTCTGCTGGCCGCCGGCCACGGAGAGCACACCGGTGGCGCCGGCTGTCAGCACGGTGAGCAGGGCCGCGAAGCGGCGACGGGTCACGGGCATCGGGTCTCGCCTCGGGTCAGTTCTGGGCGGGAGAAAGCGTCCAACAGTCAAAGAGAGGGCGATTCGGTGGACTTGGTTCACCGAATGCGCAGATGACCGGTGCTTTTCTCCGACAAAATGCGGACGTTGTTCGTCCCTTTATGGCGGCGACCCGGGCGGACAGCGGTTACGGGCGGTGTGCGGTTAAGGGAACGGAGGCGCGTTGCGCGGGCCCACCGGCTGCCACGGCGCCAGGTGCGCGTTCGGCACGTCGGCCGAGGAGGTCACGTACAGCCGCGCGTCGAGCCCCACCACCGCCAGGCTGACCAGGTTCTTGCCGGTCATCGTGGAGGAGGGCGCGCCGACGAACATCAGCGGGGACCGTTCCCAGGGCCGCCCCGGCCCGGCCTCCGAGCCCAGCTGGCCGCCCGCCGTGCGGCCCGCCAGTACGTGCCCGCTCGCCGTCACCGAGCCGAAGCCCTGGAGGCCGCCGAGGTCGGTCATCTGGCTCACCTTCAGCCCGCCCTCACCCGTGATCAGGGCGGTACGGACATTGCCGGAGCCGGGCTTGCGGAACCACAGCCGCACCCCGCCCTCGCGGCCGTCCGCGGTCAGCGGGAGCGTGGTGTCCGGCAGCCCGGTGGCCGTGACCTGGCCCAGCGGGGCGCCCGGCTTCGGCTGTACCCAGCCCACCACCGACTTGGAGGTGGCGGAGAACACCATGCGCCGCCCGGAGCCGTCGGTCGCGGTGGCCGGGGAGCCGTGCAGGTCGGTGCCGCCGTACTTCTCCCAGGGCCCCCAGCTGCCGTCCGGCCGCTGCACCCGGCCGCGCAGGCTGGACGCGCCGTCGCGGACGTACGCCGCCAACTGTCCGGTGCCGTCGACCGATACGGCCGGCGCGCTGATGTCGGAGGTCCAGGTCTCGTCCGCGGTCTCGGGGGTGCCGAGCGACTGCCACTCCGTGAACTCTTCGGCCCCCGGCTGCTTCTGGACGACGTAGACGACCTCGCGCACGTAGTCGGTGGGCTTCGCGCCGAAGGAGGTGCGGGTGCCGAAGGCGGCGATCCGGCCGTCCGGCAGGGTCACGGTGCTCACGCCCGGGTCCATGCCGGTGCCGGGGAGCAGGTCCGGGCCCTTCCAACGGCCGACGGGACCGGGCCGGTGCCAGACGGCGACCTGGCCGTCGAGCACCTTGAAGGCCCACAGCCCGTGCTCCGCGTCGGAGGTCAGCCAGCTGGTGCTGGTGCCGCGGGTGTAGTTGATGGAGTCCGACCACCGGTTGCCGCCCGGCTGGTCGGAGACCTTGAGGTCGCCGCAACCGGCGGGACTGTTGCAGTGGTTCTGCTGGTCGAGCCAGGCGTAGGTGCCCAGGATGTCCAGCTTCTCCTTGGCCTCGTCCGGGTCCAGGGTGCTGGGGAGCGAGCCGTTTATGTAGCCGGCGTAGTTCTGCACCGCGAAGTGCGGACGGTCCGTGACGTCCTTGGCGTAGGCGGCGGTGGCCATTTGTACGAACCGGGCGCCGTAGAAGTGGTCCTGGTGGTCGGCGTACCGCTTGGTGTTGGGATACCGGCCGGGGGTCGGGTCCTGGGAGCGGACGGTGGTCGGCCGGTACTGCTCCAGGATGCCGACGAGGGTCTGGACGACCTGGTCCTTGGTGTACGAGAACTTCTGCGTGACCGGGGTACCGGACGCGAGCATGGAGTCCAGGCGGGGAACCTTGCCGTCCCACAGGCCGTGCAGGCTGTCGGGGGCGTTGTCGTAGACGGTGCCGGCCTCGCGGAGCTGCAACCAGACCAGGTTGACCTGGGGCTTGGCGACCAGGACGTCTACCTCGGCGTGACCACCGCCCTTCGTCGGGACGACGGTGCGCGTCCAGGGGCTGCCGCGGTCGCCGGTGGCCATCTTGGCGTAGGCGGCGCGGATGCCGTTCTGGCGGGCCTCGGCGTAGGCGGGCTTGTCGGGCTTGGTGGTGGCCGCCTTGGCGGAGCCGGCGTTGATGCCGTCGGCCTCGCCGGAGGTCAGGTAGACCGAGGTCACGGGGTGGCCGGCGGATATGGAGTACCGCAGGTCCGGGTTCATGAAGTAGAGGTCGTCGTCGGGGTGCGCGATGACCTGGAGCACCCGGCCGGGGTCGGGCGGTTCGGGGGCGGGGGTGGGGGCCGCCTTCTCGGGGACGGTGGGGGAGCCGAGGCGGTCGAGGAGTTCGTTGCCCCGGAGCAGGAGAAGGCTGCCGGCGGCGGTGACCACGCAGAAGGCGACGACCTTGACGAGGCCGGTCCGGCGGCGGCGAGAGGGGCGGGCCCCGCCCCGGGCTCCACCGCGGGCCCCGCCCTTGCCGCGGGCTGCGCGGCGCGCCCGGCGCCGGCCGTCGGCGGTTGCGGCGGCCTCGGGAGCGTCGGGAGCGTCTGCGGCTTCGGCGGACTCGACCGCGGCGGGCGGGTCGACCGGCTCCACCGGCTCGGCCAATGCAGCCGGTCCGGCCGCATTGGCTGCATCGGCCAAGTCGGCGTGCGGCGGGGTCTGGTGGGCCTGCTGGGACGGGTGGGGGTATGGGTGCGGGTGCGCGTGTTGCTGCGGGTAGCCCTGGTGCGGCTGTTGTGTCGGGTGGTGTCCCTCGTACCCCTGGTGCGCCTGCTCGGACGGCCAGGCCTGCTGCCCCCACGCGGATCCGGTCGGCACGCCCTGCGGGTTCCAGGCCCCGGGGCCCTGCCAGGAGTCGGACACGGGGCTCCTTCCGGCAGGACGGCGGGGTGTACCCCAATGATGCGATGAATAATCTGATGATCGGAGAATTCTTGGCATCGTATGCGCGTTGAGTCGAACATTTGATCCGGACACGCCCAAATCTGCGCCGCGGCCCGGGCGGGACTCCGCCGACAGGTCCCAGGGCCTTAGGCTCAGGAGCAGAGCACGCCAGGGCAGCGCAGACATCAGCGCAGACACCAGCGAGGACCAGCGAGCACCGGCGAGCACTGGCAGGCAGTGGCAGGCAGTGGCAGCGACAACCGCGGGAGGCGGCGGGATGACGGTCCCGGGACGCAGGAGCAGCACCTTCATCCGGCTGCTCCGCAGCGGCTTCACCGACCCCTCCGCCGCCGCCCGGCTGCTCGACGCCGACGCGCTCGCGGCCGTACGCACCGATCCCGTGCTGCTCGACGCCCTCGGCGCGACCGCAGACCCCGACCTCGCCCTCCTCGGGCTCGTCCGGCTCGCCGAGGCCCAGCCCGACGGCGAGCTGCCCGGGCTCCTCGACACCCTCGTCAGCGCCAAGCCGCTGCGCGACCGGCTGCTCGGCGTGCTCGGCGCCTCCGAAGCCCTCGGCGACCACCTCGCCCGCCACCCCCGCGACTGGCTCGGCCTCGTCACCTACGAGGCCGCCGACCTGCACCCCGGACTCGCCGAGTTCGAGCTCGGCCTCGCCGACGCGCACGACCCCGTCGGCCTGCGCGTCGCCTACCGCCGCTGCCTGCTCTCCATCGCGGCCCGCGACGTCTGCGGCACCATCGACGTCGCCCAGACCGCCGCCGAGCTCGCCGACCTGGCCACCGCCACCCTCCGCGCGGCCCTGCGGATCGCCTCCGCCGCCGCCCCCGAGGACGCCGCCCTGTGCCGCCTCGCCGTCATCGCGATGGGCAAGTGCGGCGGCAACGAGCTGAACTACGTCTCCGACGTCGACGTCATCTTCGTCGGCGACGCGGCCCCCGGCGCCGACGAGGGCAAGGCCCTCCAGGCCGCCACCCGCCTGGCCTCGCACCTCATGCGGATCTGCTCGGAGACCACCGTCGAGGGCACCATCTGGCCCGTCGACGCCAATCTCCGCCCCGAGGGCCGCAACGGCCCCCTCGTCCGCACCCTCGCCTCCCACCTGGCCTACTACCAGCGCTGGGCCAAGACCTGGGAGTTCCAGGCCCTCCTCAAGGCCCGCGCCGTGGCCGGCGACGAAGCCCTGGGCGCCGAGTACATCGCCGCCATAAGCCCGCTGGTGTGGCAGGCCGCCGAACGCGAGAACTTCGTCGCCGACGTCCAGA
Coding sequences within:
- a CDS encoding DUF3223 domain-containing protein; amino-acid sequence: MARLEYRINGEHFRTQKALRERIQGIMNSYRFDEVVGEADEEFLRDLITLHPDYEEKAGLGVGGFVVVRTEWNNRGLMLVRIDGSDIDISWQDCLKATPHGRQVDGCLRRAVKPQVLAVLTEAFAHGPVVCAVTGDSIASPREADVDHYQPVFKELAASFIQEHGGLEAFVISPDKAAGFSVAELENAALVTDWQEYHRKHANLRVVTKHANRSILRRKARDE
- a CDS encoding PIG-L family deacetylase — protein: MPVTRRRFAALLTVLTAGATGVLSVAGGQQTTAQATQEKNPAAARPASITAGSVVQIVAHPDDDLFFMNPDLSRSLLSGTQVTTAYLTSGESDGRNEAHGGAASDPEQPADRAHYAEARQNGIRSAYAQMATGDRTSAWKRTVIPTAGGGQAELDVLIAKPQVNLVWLMLREARSTGGDTPESLRGLWNGRIPALDAQLSSGTPVKQPFTYTKDQLVQAIAEVLDRYRPTTIRMQDPTPNRYGENGTGRYTDHQDHMYGARFVQAATAAYAAQVSRRPHFTVQSYLGYHNSTLPHALDPQTAETKTGFLKTYAWQDHQDYCGSPSGCGDRKVAGNPTGRNWAQSLRYTRADNTSWLTEGTPGRLWAFATLDGQSAYWSRSAGGDWAGPVFIPGTGIDPGATAARLPGGRIAVLATRTTFGSTPAEYRREVVYAVQSVPDGPFGPWQSLGTPERTDDEGTSAISAPAVSVDARGLLTVYLRDSRRTLRASTQQPDGSFSAWERLGGEDLQSDPVTAIDAAGRRHVYATTTTSVLAWTQRTPDTPLLGPAPTGLPATTVPLSAAPDGAGVRLFFRRPDSGVVRTALVTAGPSVRPQVSSVTEAGGRAGYGAVGAAGRLMVGRADSGTISTTGLGGPPAWVESGMLFAGAPSAVLEPSGTITTAVLGLDAELHTTTTPTTPNRPTWHRAVH
- a CDS encoding PIG-L family deacetylase; this encodes MSDSWQGPGAWNPQGVPTGSAWGQQAWPSEQAHQGYEGHHPTQQPHQGYPQQHAHPHPYPHPSQQAHQTPPHADLADAANAAGPAALAEPVEPVDPPAAVESAEAADAPDAPEAAATADGRRRARRAARGKGGARGGARGGARPSRRRRTGLVKVVAFCVVTAAGSLLLLRGNELLDRLGSPTVPEKAAPTPAPEPPDPGRVLQVIAHPDDDLYFMNPDLRYSISAGHPVTSVYLTSGEADGINAGSAKAATTKPDKPAYAEARQNGIRAAYAKMATGDRGSPWTRTVVPTKGGGHAEVDVLVAKPQVNLVWLQLREAGTVYDNAPDSLHGLWDGKVPRLDSMLASGTPVTQKFSYTKDQVVQTLVGILEQYRPTTVRSQDPTPGRYPNTKRYADHQDHFYGARFVQMATAAYAKDVTDRPHFAVQNYAGYINGSLPSTLDPDEAKEKLDILGTYAWLDQQNHCNSPAGCGDLKVSDQPGGNRWSDSINYTRGTSTSWLTSDAEHGLWAFKVLDGQVAVWHRPGPVGRWKGPDLLPGTGMDPGVSTVTLPDGRIAAFGTRTSFGAKPTDYVREVVYVVQKQPGAEEFTEWQSLGTPETADETWTSDISAPAVSVDGTGQLAAYVRDGASSLRGRVQRPDGSWGPWEKYGGTDLHGSPATATDGSGRRMVFSATSKSVVGWVQPKPGAPLGQVTATGLPDTTLPLTADGREGGVRLWFRKPGSGNVRTALITGEGGLKVSQMTDLGGLQGFGSVTASGHVLAGRTAGGQLGSEAGPGRPWERSPLMFVGAPSSTMTGKNLVSLAVVGLDARLYVTSSADVPNAHLAPWQPVGPRNAPPFP